The sequence CTTCAATAGCAAACGTTCAAGTAGGGGTTTTAGTAGTTTTATCAAGAAGGCTGATCTTGAGGGAGCGGCGCATCTAAGGCACGACAGTTTCAGCATCAGGTGTGATGTTACCGTCGTGAAGTATATCCACAGAGGTAATCGGATTACTTTGATTCCTCCAAGCAACTTGCATCAACATCTCGGTGACCTCCTCCTAGAGAGCAAAGATGGAGCGGACGTGACCTTTCATGTCGGCGAGGTGAGTTTCTTGGCTCATAGGTCCATACTCGCTGCTCGGTCATCCATCTTTAGAGCGGAGCTCTTTGGCGCCATGAAGGAGAAATGCGGTAGTCCAATTGAAATCAGTGATATGGAAAGTGATGTATTCAAATCATTGCTCCACTTCATATACACCGACTCACTGCCCGTTTCTGAGACGAGTAGTGGGGGTGAAACACGGAGAGACGCGGTGATGGCTAGCCATCTACTTGTTGCAGCTGACAGGTACAACATTGAGAGGTTGAAGCTGATTTGCGAAGAGAAGTTGTGCAACCTCATCGACTCCAACATCGTGGCGACCACTTTGGCTCTAGCTGAGCAGCACGGCTCTTATAGAGTCAAAGATGCTTGCTTTGAGTTCCTTGTTTCTCCTTCCAATTTGGAAGCGATGATGGCAACTGATGGTTACAAGCATCTGAAGAATAGCTGCCCGTCTGTTCTCAGGGAGCTGGCTGCTAGTTTCCTGCCGGCCGAGCTGAAAGCGGTCAAAGATATTATCATGACAATTTAGTAGTGTGGCTCATGATCATTGCATCTAATATAATAATTCGGTATCTACGTTCTTACCTATTTCACTGTACGGTACTACGGTCTATGGTTGCATGTATGTCTCAGGGGCTAAGGGCAAAACAATGTAtctatattcatattcattttGCAATCAGAATGCGAAGTGGTAGGTGATACTTGTGTCTTGTATTTGCTGGGGATGCATGACTAGTGTCGAACTGGATTTGTTGTGTAGTTTTTGTTACGGTTTTGTAAGGACTTAAAGCTTGTGCAGTTTCTGCCCCACGTGTAGCCAAGTTTTTACCTTGCTTAACAAAGATATGAGTAGCTTTGTGATTCCAAGTTTGCATACGGAAAAAGCtttgattttttctagaaaaataggtagGCTTCCCCAGCTCCATTACTCAGAAAGAAGCCCGCGAAAAAGGTCCATATTGGTTTTGCAACAAAGAAAAGCGTTGCggcggatttttttttaaaaggaggccatcccctggcctctgcatcgaAAAGATGTATGCGGCCACTTTATTAGAGCAAGTCCAAGAAAACAAATAGTCCGGTCTGTAAAGT is a genomic window of Triticum aestivum cultivar Chinese Spring unplaced genomic scaffold, IWGSC CS RefSeq v2.1 scaffold148105, whole genome shotgun sequence containing:
- the LOC123172121 gene encoding BTB/POZ and MATH domain-containing protein 1-like gives rise to the protein MAELCDLPAAVVASSEESSYVIKIDGYSRIKGQVQHGNYVKSTPFTVGGHDWFVEYYPNGSDTEKYEAGFISVFLALAPAGAKDVKAKFRFSLLDREGEPVASKSKNTSEHIFNSKRSSRGFSSFIKKADLEGAAHLRHDSFSIRCDVTVVKYIHRGNRITLIPPSNLHQHLGDLLLESKDGADVTFHVGEVSFLAHRSILAARSSIFRAELFGAMKEKCGSPIEISDMESDVFKSLLHFIYTDSLPVSETSSGGETRRDAVMASHLLVAADRYNIERLKLICEEKLCNLIDSNIVATTLALAEQHGSYRVKDACFEFLVSPSNLEAMMATDGYKHLKNSCPSVLRELAASFLPAELKAVKDIIMTI